The Bubalus bubalis isolate 160015118507 breed Murrah chromosome 16, NDDB_SH_1, whole genome shotgun sequence genome window below encodes:
- the PGM2L1 gene encoding glucose 1,6-bisphosphate synthase yields the protein MTENAEGDLNSNLLHAPYHTGDPQLDTAIGQWLRWDKNPKTKEQIENLLRNGMNKELRDRLCCRMTFGTAGLRSAMGAGFCYINDLTVIQSTQGMYKYLERCFSDFKQRGFVVGYDTRGQVTSSCSSQRLAKLTAAVLLAKDVPVYLFSRYVPTPFVPYAVQELKAVAGVMITASHNRKEDNGYKVYWENGAQITSPHDKEILKCIEECVEPWNGSWNDNLVDTSPLKRDPLQDICRRYMDDLKKICFYRELNSKTTLKFVHTSFHGVGHDYVQLAFQVFGFKPPIPVPEQKDPDPDFSTVKCPNPEEGESVLELSLRLAEKENARIVLATDPDADRLAVAELQENGVWKVFTGNELAALFGWWMFDCWKKSKPRNADVNNIYMLATTVSSKILKAIALKEGFHFEETLPGFKWIGSRIKDLLENGKEVLFSFEESIGFLCGTSVLDKDGVSAAVVVAEMASYLETMNVTLKQQLINVYEKYGYHISKTSYFLCYDPTTIKSIFERLRNFDSPKEYPKFCGTFAILHVRDITTGYDSSQPNKKSVLPVSKSSQMITFTFQNGCVATLRTSGTEPKIKYYAEMCASPDQSDTALLEEELKKLIDALIENFLEPSKNGLTWRSV from the exons aacccGAAAACAAAAGAGCAAATTGAAAATCTGTTAAGGAATGGGATGAACAAGGAGCTGCGAGATAGGCTTTGTTGCCGAATGACTTTTGGAACTGCAGGACTTCGTTCTGCTATGGGGGCAGGATTTTGCTATATTAATGATCTTACAGTAATACAGTCAACACag GGGATGTACAAATACCTTGAGAGATGTTTCTCAGACTTCAAGCAAAGAGGCTTTGTAGTTGGGTATGACACGCGGGGTCAAGTAactagcagctgcagcagccagAG GCTTGCTAAGCTAACTGCTGCTGTCTTACTGGCCAAAGATGTTCCTGTGTATCTTTTCTCAAGATATGTTCCTACACCTTTTGTA CCATACGCAGTCCAGGAACTCAAAGCAGTTGCAGGTGTGATGATTACGGCATCTCACAACCGCAAAGAAGACAATGGATACAAG GTTTATTGGGAAAATGGTGCTCAGATCACATCTCCTCATGATAAAGAAATTCTTAAATGCATAGAAGAATGTGTGGAACCCTGGAATGGTTCTTGGAATGATAATTTAGTGGATACCAGCCCACTAAAGAGAGATCCTTTGCAGGACATTTGTAGGAGATACATGGATGATCTGAAAAAGATTTGTTTTTACAG GGAATTAAACTCAAAGACCACCTTGAAATTTGTACATACATCTTttcatggagtcggacatgactatgtACAATTGGCTTTTCAAGTATTTGGTTTTAAGCCTCCAATTCCAGTACCAGAACAAAAAGATCCTGATCCAGATTTTTCTACTGTTAAATGCCCAAATCCTGAAGAAGGAGAATCTGTGCTg GAACTTTCTTTGAGActggcagagaaagaaaatgcccGGATAGTGCTGGCTACAGATCCTGATGCAGACCGACTGGCAGTGGCAGAACTTCAGGAGAA TGGTGTTTGGAAAGTTTTCACAGGGAATGAGTTGGCCGCCTTGTTTGGGTGGTGGATGTTTGATTGCTGGAAGAAAAGTAAACCAAGAAATGCTGATGTGAACAACATTTATATGTTAGCCACCACAGTCTCTTCCAAAATTTTGAAGGCAATTGCACTAAAAGAAGGATTTCACTTTGAG gaaaCACTACCAGGTTTTAAATGGATTGGAAGTAGGATAAAAGACCTCctggaaaatgggaaagaagtcCTTTTTTCATTTGAAGAGTCTATAG GTTTCCTGTGTGGAACTTCAGTTTTGGATAAAGACGGTGTGAGTgcagctgttgttgttgctgagaTGGCATCTTACCTGGAAACCATGAACGTAACATTGAAACAGCAACTGATTAACGTTTATGAAAA ATATGGTTATCATATTTCAAAAACTTCATATTTCTTATGTTATGATCCAACGACCATCAAAAGTATATTTGAAAGGCTTCGCAATTTTGATTCTCCAAAAGAATACCCAAAGTTTTGTGGGACATTTGCTATACTGCACGTACGAGATATTACCACTGGATATGACAGCAGCCAGCCTAATAAGAAATCA GTGCTGCCTGTAAGCAAAAGCAGCCAAATGATtacatttacttttcaaaatggcTGTGTTGCTACTCTTCGGACTAGTGGAACAGAACCGAAGATAAAGTATTATGCAGAGATGTGCGCATCACCTGACCAGAG TGACACTGCCTTACTAGAAGAGGAATTGAAGAAACTGATTGACGCTTTGATTGAGAATTTTCTTGAGCCCAGTAAAAATGGACTGACCTGGCGTTCTGTTTAG